The DNA segment GTGTTTACAGCGAACGTCACGGTACTCGAAGTCCGGGCACGTACAGGCGCCCTCGCGGGCGTCGACGACGTAGTTGCTCCCGGACTCCGAGATGACGTCGTAGACGTCCGGCGCGCGGGGGAGAACGGTCAGGTACTGCTCGAGGGCGCGGACGTCCCGCTCCTCGAGGTCGGTACATTCTTCGGTCGCGTGGTCGTTTGCTTGCATGGGCTTTAGTCTCCCAAGACAGCCCGGCTCGGGTGTTCCATCACCCGGGCGTTCCACACGCCCCGAGGAACCGGTCTGCCTCTGTTACTTGCTATGTGGCAAGGGGCCTTAACTCTTGCTATGGGGCAAGTCTTTACAAGGGGGTGTCGCAAACGACTTACCATGCAGCAAGGATTATTGGGTGTGAACCGATCCGAAGACGAGTATCTCGACGCAGTCAGGGAATTCGAACCCGCGGCGACGAGTGAAGTAGCTGAAGAGACTGGTGTGACGCGACAGGGGGCCGATTACCGCCTTCGACAGTTGGAGGAGCAGGGGAAGGTGAAAAGCAAGATGGTCGGAAACTCCCTAGTTTGGATGCTCGCGGACGGAGGCGACTGATGACGCGGACTCCTCGCCAGAACTTCGAAAACAACGATTCCAGAAGCCTGGACCAGTTCATTGAGGATAATCGAGTTGGTCTCGAGAAGTTGGCTGCGAGCGACTTGCCGGCTAACTGGGTCGCTCAGGCCCTTCTGGACGGTGAAGAAGCCGACAAGGACACCCAATGAGCGCAACACCCCTCTCCGAAGAGCAGCGGGACGTCTTCGAGCGCCTCCAGGAGGCCTTCCCCGACGACGACGCGATGCAACTACTCTGTGAAATTATGCTCGATCGAGGGCGTGGCAGTGCATGATTTCCTTCACTCAGATCGGGGGAGATCGTGATGGGTGACGCGCTCTTAGAACCCGACGAGATCGAGGAAAAGATCGCAGAAAACCCGGATCCGTACATCGACCTGTTCCTGGAGTCGGGCGATCGGTATATCCGGGTGCTACTCCTCACTGTGATGAAAAATTGCTGCTCCGAGCCTCAGTGGGAGCGGACGGTCTCGAAAATCGAGCGTCGAATCGAGGAAAAACAAGCGGTGACGTCGACCGTGGAGGACGACGGGGATGCGTCGGCGGGGTACTGTCCCCAGTGTGGGACCAGCGTCGATCGAGACGATAGGTTCTGTCGCCAGTGCGGCGAAGCGCTCGAGGCGGGTGAGGCCGATGGCTGACGCGCTCACCTGTCCGGAGTGTGGCGAGGGACTTGAGGGGAACCTGGGCCGCGTCCCAGCGTTCGCGAACGGCGACGCCGTCCGCCTGGCCCTCGAGTGTCCCGGCTGCGCTGCGATGCTCGAGCTCGCCGGCGCCGGCCCGTCGATCGCGACGGCCGAGGCGAGGTGAACGGTGCGCCGGAGTTCGCGATCGGCGCCGGTGGTTACACCCGAATCGCCAGGGGGCACCGACTCGGATGTGACTTCACGCGCGCGCACTTGGCGTCGACATCGCCGAGGGAGTCTTCAGAAACCAGAGTTCGAGAACATGAACATCTCGACCCGGGTCACGGTGGGCACTTTCCGAAAGCGAATTTCCAAAAACGCCGATACAGGCAGTGATAGGTGGTTCTGTCGATCTTCAGTATGTTATTACGAGTCGAATTCGTCGAATTTTCCACCGACTATGACCGACCAAGAACGAACGACGATCACGGTCAACCGAGGGACGTTCGAGAAAGTCAAGTCTCTGAAACGGGGCGGCGAGTGCTGGGACGATCTCCTCGAGCAGATGGCGAATTCCTATCACCCCGATGAATTCCACAACAGAACCCATGATACGTAAGCGAGAGAACACTACCGCAGGCGTATCTTATGGTCGCGCCGCAGTACTGCGTTCTCAGAAATTGAGAGTGGAAAAGGACGTCAATCGACGAAGATCATCACGCCGATCGACGTACCCGTTCACCGACGATTTCGGCACCATACGGAGTATGCCGGACATCCATGGTTCGACCATGGCACAGGCCCAACCCGAGAGAACGACCGTCGATGTCAGCCGGTCGCTCCATCAGCGACTCGAGGATCTGAAACCGTACGAATCGGTTTCGTTTAACGACCTCATCGCCGAGATGGCCGACGTCTACGAATCTCAACAGGATACGTAAGGATGACTCTGGCACCTGAGGAACGGAACGACGCGGCCGGGTACGCACACCATGCAACCCCCGACCACGTCGAGAAACTCGACGAGGAGCTTCCCTTTGACGAGGGGAAGTTTTCCGACGACGATGGCGAGGAGCCTATCGTCACCCGGAACTTCGGTCCGGGTGCTGATAGGTTTTTCCCCTTGTCGTCGGCTCTAACCGCGAATACCGACGATGAGCACACCCCACACTACTGAGCCAATCGAATCGATTCCCGACCGACCGCCAGCGCAGGTGGTGGCGTCCCTCGAGGACCACCGCCCGCCAGCCGATCCGGAACGGTGGGACAGCGTCTATCAGGTCATCCCTGGAGAGCCATGCCCCGATTGTGGGACCGCGATCGGGCTGCTCCTCGCGCCGGCAGCACTGCTCGAGGACCACGTCGACGAGGTGATGCGCGACTACCCGGTTACAGTCCCGGATGGATGGACGGAGGGGTACGAACACCCGGTGTACTTCTACTGCGACAGTCCGGTGTGTTCCTGGCACGGCGCCGCCGAGTGGCGCCGCGTCGGGCCTGCACTCGAGCAGTGGATCGGCCGCGGTGCCCCAACCTGGAGAGACAGGGTTACGCAAGAAGGTGAAGCATGAGTCAACCCAAAGACCCCGACGAATACGTCCGCGAGAACCGAGAGACGCTGGTGAAGATCATCAAGCACGGCAACGACGACTTTGTCCGGGCGCTCGCCCTCGCGGCGATCGTCGAGTACGGCGGCGAGCCGGACCTCGAGAAGGTTCGGCGCGAAGTCGACCGGGCGGGAAACACGGGGGGCGTCGCATGAGCGCCACTTCAGCTGTCGGCGTCCGCGGCTTCGACGAACTGGCGGGCGGTGTCGATGACGTCCAGGTCTCCGCCGAGCGCTTCGACGAGCGGCTCGAGCTCTTCGAGACTGTCGAGGAGCTCGGGATTCTCCTTCGCGAGGCCGAGGAGCTGCCGGCGCTGGGTGTCCTGCTCGGTCTCGATCTCGTCGACTGCGCCGTGTTCGAGTGCCTGGTGGCACCACATACAGAACGGTTCATCTCGCGGGGTCTTCTCACCGCATCGGTCACACTCGACGGCGGCGATCGGGTCAGGTTCGTCGACCTCGACGTCGAGACCGTGGGCTCGGGCGACCTCGCGATCGCTCGCCTCTGCGAAGACGGAGATGTATCGCGAGGCGGCTCGGCTCCCGCGCGTCCATCCGTGATGATCCTCGAGGACGGCCTGGTTGACGCCCTGGCTCGCGAGGTGGGACGCCGACGACTTGCGGAAGTTGGTGAACGTGACGGGTTTCGTGACGCCGGCGCGGTCGGCGGCCTCGCGCGGGATCTTGCGCGCCATCTGGTACGAGATCTCTTCACCACTTCGGAGCTTGCACCACAGGGGCGCGCTGGAGTCGTCGCGACGTGGGTGTTCGGAGAGCCACCGGTTGAGGTACGGGACGGCCGTGATGAGCGTGATCGACCGCTGGCCCTTCTTGCCGTCGACGGTGATCTGCAGGCCGTGTTTGTGGTCGGTGACGTCACCGACGGTGAGATCGAGCAGCTCGCCGGAACGGGGGCCACCGTCCCACGCGACGGCGATCAGGGCAGCGTCGCGGGGGTTCATCGTTTCGTCGATCATCGGACGGACGTCGTCCTCCCAGTCGAGCATATCGCCCGGATCGGGGATCGGGTTGTAGTTCGACGACGTCCCGGTCGGGATCCACTCGAGGCTCTCGGGGACGTCGTCGCCGGGCGTAAGGAAGCGACCGAAGGCGCGGAGCGCGTTCCGGTTGTCCTTGTTGCTCTCGACGTTCTCGTACTCGCGGTGGATCACGCGGACGACGGCCTCGGCGGCCTCGCGATCCTCGAGGACGTCCTCCAGGCCGTCGCTTCGTTCGGCGAGGATCGTGCAGTGCCGGAGCAGCTTCTCGTGGCGATCGACACCGATCCGCGAGGGAACGAGTTCCAGGGCGTCGCTGAACTCCAGGAGCAACTCCCGATCGGCCTCGGAGACGTCGCGCTCGCCGACTTCGATCTGTTCGCGAAGCCGCTCGAGCGCGCGGCGCTTATCAGGCATGATGACTCTCTGTTTAAACGACTTGGAGTTAAACCTTGGGTTTGTTGCCCTGTCCTGGCGTTGCGCGATTCGGAGCGAACGGAGTGAGTGAGAATCGCGAGTTGCCGAGCGGCGACAGCCGTGAGATGTATTTTCTGTCGCGAGCAATACGCGAGCGACGAAAACGCAACAAACAGGCGGCGAAAACGCAACAAACAGAATTTGAACTCGCGAGTCACAGCACTGATCGCCCGTGTGAAACGAGGCCGCAGGCTCGGACCGTCTCCCCGCTGTCTGTCGCAGATTGCGTACTGTGCCGTGCGGACACCCGCGTCTCTCTGTCCGACCATTCGGATCGACACAGGCAACAACTGTCTTCGCTCCCGACGATTAATATTGGTTCGATACTACCGTGAAGGTATGGCTGCGTCGAAACCCGCGCCCACGGTCGAAGAAGCGCTCCACACCACGCTCGAGTTGCCGTTCGAGGACGCCGTCGCGCACGTCCAGCTCGAACACGAGTACCAGGGGTTCGAGACCGTCGCGCTCACGCGCCTGGACGAGTACGTCGAGGGCGTCCTCGGCGAGGAGATCAGGAAGACGGCCCTGATCGTCGTCTGTCACGCCGAGATCGCGAAGGACGCCCTGGAGATCGATCCGCAACTCGCCGGGTTGTTACCCTGCACGACCGTCGTGTGGGAGGACGACGGCGAGGTCCACGTCTATCACGCCTCGACGACGAAGGCGATTCGCGACCTGGGCTGTGCGCCCGGCGACTGCGGCCCCGAGATCGAGGCGCTCGTCGAGATGACGGGTGAGGTGATGGCGGACGTCTGGGCCAACGTCGAGGCGTACGCCGAGGGCGCGGCCTCCTCGTAGGTGCGATCTCCGCCGCGAGGGGTCGTCGGTCACCGCACGATTTCGACCGGCCGATCCGTCGAGAGCCACCGGTCCGGCCGGTCCGGATCCCGAAGCTCGAGCCGTCCGTCCGCACTGACCACGAATTCGCAGGTCTCGCCCCCACGGTCTCGCGTCGTGTCCATGGGCGGCACCTCCCGACGACCGTACAAGGGTACGGACGGCTTACCGTCCGTCCGTTCGTCGAAGGGACCGATTTACCGGTTCGACTCCGCTATACCGCGGCGCTACCGACTCGTTTCTCGGGTCCGCCCGCCACGCCAGGCCGCGGACGGCCGACACGATTTCGGTACTGGCCGACCGAGTACGGGGTATGTGTGGCCGGTACTCGCTGTTCGTCCCGCCGGAAGAGCTGGAATCCCGGTTCGACGCGCGGTTCGAGCGGTCGTTCACCCCGACGTACAACGCCGCGCCGGGTCAGTCCGTTCCGGTCGTCACGGACGAAGCGCCGGAGACGATTCGTCAGCTGGAGTGGGGATTCGTCCCGTCGTGGGCCGACGGAACGAGCGACCGGCTGATAAACGCCCGGGCGGAGACGCTCGCCGAGACGCGAGCGTTTCGCTCGGCGTACGTGACGCGGAGCGACGGTGGGCGATCGGGTGACGACGCGCTCGCGTCCGACCGCGAGACGCCCGCCCGTGGTCGGTGTCTCGTGCTGGCCGACGGTTTCTACGAGTGGGCGCCCACGGAGACCGGCAACCAGCCCTACCGAATCGCCTTCGAGGACGACCGTCCGTTCGCGATGGCGGGTCTGTGGGAGCGACGGGAACCGCCGTCGGACGACTCGCAGGCTGGGCTCGACGCATTCGGTGGGGGTATCGAGACCGACTCCGACGACGATCGCCTGGTGGAAACCGTGACGATCGTGACGATGCGTCCGAACGACCTGGTCGCCGAGTTGCACGATCGCATGCCGGCGATCGTAGCATCCGACGACGAACGGCGGTGGCTGCGCGATGCGGATCCGGTGGCGCGGCTGGACCCGCACCCGTCCGATTCGATGGTAGCCTACCCCGTCTCGACGGCGGTGAACGACCCGTCGGTCGACGATCCGTCGGTGGTGGAGCCGATCGACGGCGCGGGACGCTCCGACTAGAGCCCCTCGCGTCCGCCCTGGGAGAGGAGGACGACCATCGAGAGGCCGGAGACGACCAGCAGGATGATCGAGGGAATAACGGCGTACTGGTAGAACGCCTGCTCCTGGGCCTCCCAGATGAGCGTGACGAGGTTCTCGTATCCCAGCGGCTGGAGCAGCAAGGTCACCGGGAGCTCCTTCATCGCCGTCAGGAACACCAGTGCGGCGCCAGCGACGATGCCCGGACGGACGAGCGGGAGGGTGATCGAGCGAAAGGCGGCAAACGGCGAGGACCCCAGCGTCCGGGCGGCCTCGGTGAGTTTTGGATCGACCTGGAGCGTGTTCGTTCGAATGGTGCCGACCGCCTGGGGCATGAACCGGACGACGTAGGCGAACACGAGCAGTGGGAGCGTCTGATAGATCGTCGGAACGAGGTCGAATCGGGTCCCGAGGACCCCGTCGTAGGTGGTGGCCGCCGAGACCAGCGCGAGCGCGAGGACGATACCCGGTACGGCGAAGCCGACGTAGGTCCCCCGTTCGAAGAGAGACGAGAGCCGCGAGTCGTGACGGGCCGCGAAGTAGGCGACGGGCAGGGCCGCCAGCACGGCGACGATGGCGGCCGCGGCGGCGACCTTCACCGAGTTGAGCACGTGGAATCCCTGGAGCGCGAGCGAGGCGCTGGCGTTCGGGTCGGCATTCACCAGCCAGAGGCCGAGGATCCACAGCGGGACCAACAGCGCCAGTCCAGAGACCGCCGCGGGCAACAGCGTGGCCGGCCAGCGCCACGCGCCGAGCGAGACGGCCGGGTCGGCGGCGTCCCCGCGACCCGCGCCGTCGCCGCCCGTTTGTTCTCCCGACCGGACGCGTGATTCCAGGGCCAGAACCACGAGGACGATGGCGAGTAATTGCAGCGAGAGGACGGCGGCGTACTCCGACTGGAAGCTGTTGAACGTGACGTAGATCTGGCGGGTGAACACCCGCAGGCGCATGATCGCGGGTGTCCCGAAGTCCGAGACGGCGTACAGCGCCGCGAGCAACGAACCGGCGGCGATGGCCGGTCGGATCTGGG comes from the Halovivax cerinus genome and includes:
- a CDS encoding winged helix-turn-helix domain-containing protein, with the protein product MQQGLLGVNRSEDEYLDAVREFEPAATSEVAEETGVTRQGADYRLRQLEEQGKVKSKMVGNSLVWMLADGGD
- a CDS encoding ABC transporter permease, which encodes MNVPHVRTNRGEGEGLPIGLTLLSGAVAASMLMPISWLVFEVLTVDPGQVWSDLTRPLTFEVLTNSILLTVGVTTLSILLGVPLAWLTVQTDLPFRRFWTIVVALPLVIPSYIGAFSFVSAFGPRGEFQSILAPLGVEQIPEIYGLPGSIAVITLYTYPYVYLTTRAGLLSFDRTLLDAARTLEHGRWEAFRRVTFPQIRPAIAAGSLLAALYAVSDFGTPAIMRLRVFTRQIYVTFNSFQSEYAAVLSLQLLAIVLVVLALESRVRSGEQTGGDGAGRGDAADPAVSLGAWRWPATLLPAAVSGLALLVPLWILGLWLVNADPNASASLALQGFHVLNSVKVAAAAAIVAVLAALPVAYFAARHDSRLSSLFERGTYVGFAVPGIVLALALVSAATTYDGVLGTRFDLVPTIYQTLPLLVFAYVVRFMPQAVGTIRTNTLQVDPKLTEAARTLGSSPFAAFRSITLPLVRPGIVAGAALVFLTAMKELPVTLLLQPLGYENLVTLIWEAQEQAFYQYAVIPSIILLVVSGLSMVVLLSQGGREGL
- a CDS encoding DUF302 domain-containing protein, translated to MAASKPAPTVEEALHTTLELPFEDAVAHVQLEHEYQGFETVALTRLDEYVEGVLGEEIRKTALIVVCHAEIAKDALEIDPQLAGLLPCTTVVWEDDGEVHVYHASTTKAIRDLGCAPGDCGPEIEALVEMTGEVMADVWANVEAYAEGAASS
- a CDS encoding DUF7557 family protein, coding for MPDIHGSTMAQAQPERTTVDVSRSLHQRLEDLKPYESVSFNDLIAEMADVYESQQDT
- a CDS encoding tyrosine-type recombinase/integrase, whose translation is MPDKRRALERLREQIEVGERDVSEADRELLLEFSDALELVPSRIGVDRHEKLLRHCTILAERSDGLEDVLEDREAAEAVVRVIHREYENVESNKDNRNALRAFGRFLTPGDDVPESLEWIPTGTSSNYNPIPDPGDMLDWEDDVRPMIDETMNPRDAALIAVAWDGGPRSGELLDLTVGDVTDHKHGLQITVDGKKGQRSITLITAVPYLNRWLSEHPRRDDSSAPLWCKLRSGEEISYQMARKIPREAADRAGVTKPVTFTNFRKSSASHLASQGVNQAVLEDHHGWTRGSRAASRYISVFAEASDREVARAHGLDVEVDEPDPIAAVECDRCGEKTPRDEPFCMWCHQALEHGAVDEIETEQDTQRRQLLGLAKENPELLDSLEELEPLVEALGGDLDVIDTARQFVEAADADS
- a CDS encoding zinc ribbon domain-containing protein, whose translation is MGDALLEPDEIEEKIAENPDPYIDLFLESGDRYIRVLLLTVMKNCCSEPQWERTVSKIERRIEEKQAVTSTVEDDGDASAGYCPQCGTSVDRDDRFCRQCGEALEAGEADG
- a CDS encoding SOS response-associated peptidase, which produces MCGRYSLFVPPEELESRFDARFERSFTPTYNAAPGQSVPVVTDEAPETIRQLEWGFVPSWADGTSDRLINARAETLAETRAFRSAYVTRSDGGRSGDDALASDRETPARGRCLVLADGFYEWAPTETGNQPYRIAFEDDRPFAMAGLWERREPPSDDSQAGLDAFGGGIETDSDDDRLVETVTIVTMRPNDLVAELHDRMPAIVASDDERRWLRDADPVARLDPHPSDSMVAYPVSTAVNDPSVDDPSVVEPIDGAGRSD